The genomic DNA TAGGAATGGTTAGACCAGCTTGGCGCAGCTCCAGCGCCTCGTCCAGGAAGGCTACGCTAAGATAGTCGGCACCGTATTGCTCAAGTTCTTTGGCGATGGGCACAGCTCCATGTCCATATGCATTTGCTTTAACGCATGCCAACAGCTTCATGTCCGCCGGTATTCTTCTCCGTAGAGCAGTATAGTTGGCATAAAGCGCGTCCAAATCGATTTCTGCTCGGGTAGGTCGATACTTCACTTGCACTTTGTAGGTCACCTTCTCTAATGAGTGAAAATCCATCATCAAACAATACATTAATCGTAATGTTCTAGAAGGCGGCTGTCAATTATACAGAATAAGCCATATTGTGCATATGAAGTCATTTTAACCCATAATCCTGTTTTATCCAAATAAAAAGAAGAGACAGACTGACGGGTTCGATAGCTTCTACAGTCTATCTGAAGTACCGCAAGTCCGCCAGCCTCTTCTTATTTACCCGTTTGTTCCTCCATAGACGCGGCGATTTTAACCATTTCGCTCACTGGAAGATTGTCGCTTGTAATACGGAATTCCATTCCATCCACAGTCCAGGTTAATGTCTGCAGCTCATCCCCTGTCAGCAGGCCGGCAGTAAAGCCGAGATCAACGACTGTTCCGGCAACTAGCGAAACCGTGCGATCCGGTGAACGGGATTCGGTTACCGTAAATTGATATGTACCGTCATATCGGAGCAATACGCTGCTTCTATCACTATCATCTACGACTTTGTCATCTTTATACACTACACCTTCAGGCAAATATGTCGGAACAATCACCCCAAATGGCTCGTTCAGCGCCGGTGCGGCAGAACCATCGCTCTCAGCTGCATTCGCTCCGGTCTCGGAAGCGTCCGTGCTCTCCACAAGCATCCCATTCTCATCAACTTCGAGCAGCGTCCCTTTGGCCCGTTGGCCAGCCGTGTCCAGATTATGCTGCATGTCGAATGATTTATCATCAAACTTCGCACCGAAATCAAATTTGTCAAATTTGACCTCGACTACGACTTTCGCTTCGGCGTCCGAGACCTGCACCTGCTTCGGCGCATAGTCGTCTTTGTCCAGCCATATTTTTTGACGTACAAGCGCATGAGTATTATAGTTTGCGGCCACATCGAATACATAGCTGTCCTTATCGCTTACGAATTGGCGCGTGTTGTCGCTCAGGATGCTGCGCACAAGCGTCTGATACAAGTAGACCTGACCTTGGTTCTCCGGCCAATCGCTTTGGAACCGGAAGCTCTTGTTCAGGCTCGGCGTCAACACGTAAACGCCCTGATCGTTCTTAAGGACGATCTGCGTAATGTCCTTCTGGGCATTCGTCAGAGCAATCCGATAATAAGACGGATTCTGGTACCACACCTCAACCTTGTACTCCTGGGGCTTATCCCCCGTATAAAGCGTCATCGTTCCCGAGCCCTGGTAGCTCTCCAGCTTGGTAACGATTTTGTCCAAATCCTTGACGACACCGTCAGCATCCTTCTTGCCGCACCCGCCCAACACAGCACTCAAGCATATCACAATGACTAGCGCCCAAGTGATCCGTCGCATGAAGATCATCCCCTCTGCAGATTGATTTCCTAAACTGATAACATGTCTATGAGGGAACTTGGCCGATTATGCGGACTAGTTTGACAAGCAGGAACTCGGCTTAAAAATGCGCGCTATTTCACAATTTTCAGAACCTGGTCAATGATTGGAGTAGAACCGATCGGCGCAATGCCTCGATTCCACAATTGCTGTTCAACGATATATACCTGATCTTTTTGAACCGCTTTAATGTTTTTCCACAGTGCCGGGCTCTTTAATTCATCTAACCTGCTCTTGGCTGTATCCTCTACATTCTCCATCAGGACAATATGATCCGGATTTAAACGATCTGGTTCGTCTATTCCAAGCAAATACACACTAGTGGATACGAGAAAAAAAGTAACTTCCCAGCAGCAAGCCTTGGATGAAGTTCTGCAAAACATGAACGATTCCAGCAAATCGGTGCTGGAGGCTGTCAGCCAGCTCTTGTCCGGTGCCGGCCAGTCGGCCAAGGCCAGCCAGGAAATCGTAACATCCATTGAAACGATCTCTGCGGGGGCTTACGAGCAGACGAATAAGCTGGGCTAAGGGGGCGATAGCATTCAAAGCATGGTGGATCAGGTCGGTCACATTAACGAAAATGCCAGTGTAGTTACGGAGAGTTCCCTGGCAACCTCAAAGCAGGTCGTTTATGGACAAGAGAGGATTCATCTGCTGGCGAGCCAGATTCACGTCATTACTTGTGCCGTCAATAATGTGAACGAAGTGATCCAGCAGCTGGCCGAAAGCTCTCAGGAAATCAACAAGCTCGTGGATCACATATCGTCCATCGCGAATCAAACTAATTTGCTGGCCCTCAATGCCTCGATCGAAGCAGCCCGGGCCGAAGAACATGGAAGCGGATTTGCCGTGGTCGCCGCGGAAGTTCGCAAGCTGGCCGGACAATCCAATGATTCGGCTGCCGAAATTCACAGGAACGTTCAATCTTTCCAAAGCCGCATTGATCAGGTGCTCGGTGAAATGAATGTCAGCTTACGCGAGGTACAGAAAGGCAAGGAGCAGATTACCGAGATGCAGCGCGTCTTTGCTGAAATTTCCGAATCTTCAAAAACAGTCGATCAGCAAATTAATGACATCTCCGTCACGACCGATTTACTGCTCCAGCACTCCAAACAGACCAATGACATGATGATTCAGGTGTCCGAAATAACGTCGGCTTTTTTCTCAAACCTTGAGAAAATTTTATCCGCCGCAGAGGAGCAATCCGCATCCTCCGATGCAGTTCATGATATCGCCTTGAACCTGGAATCGCTCGTTGCCGAGCTAGGCGGGATTGTCGGCAGCATTGAGAGGAGCTTATCGGCGGATAAACTCTAAACTGTGCAGCAGGAAAAGGGCTCTCCCAAAAGCCATCCTAGATGACTGAGGAGCGCCCTTTTTTTTCAGAAAGACTTTCCGTTTCTGCGGAATCCATTTTCTCCCTTGCCTGATATCCGATTCTGTAGCTCATCTTATATAAGCTGTGTCGACACCAAGATGAGATGCCACGTACTAAGCTATGTCGTCTACACTAAATGGAATTCATGCATCTAAGTATGGTCCAAACGCATGTTTTAGGGGATTAGATGGATTTTATGCACCTAAAATTAATAATCCAGCCCATGATGGCTTTCTTACTTCATCTAACGACATGGAATACAATTAAATCTACTTTCCTTTCCTTGTCGCAGAAATTAACTACTATAAATCCATTTAGATGGGTCAAATAAAATGGGTATGGCAGTGAGGAAGTTAGCAGGCATCCGCCTTGCTGCTTTCCTGATCAAAATCTCAATACAAAAAAATGGGATGGAAAACAGATTTTTAACGATTTTTAATAACACCTGCTTAGACGTCTGTTCTATAGCGGCGAATGCAACTAAAAGATAAGAATCCTCGTAAACCGTCCGTGTGATCGAGTAACCGGGAATGTTGATCATTACGCTACAATCCTTTTTAACTGTGATATACCTCATTATAAACTAAAACGGTTAGCCTAATAGATTCTGAGCGTAAAAATCCTCGTCAATTTCGAGAAAAAAAAGAGCCTCCCGGGCTCCCATAAATAAGGACTATGTTCATCTTACAGCGTTACCAGCCTGCGCCGCCGTCTTCTCCGTCTTTCCAGCAGCAAGATGGCAAGCAAATCAAACAGCACGAGCGGAATGATAAACGGAGCAAACGCGGCATGGGCCTTGCTGCCCCGCTCATGGACGGATGACACTTGAAGGTACAGCTTATTCCCGCTTACCTTGACGATTTTACCGTACAGCACCGCCCCGGTCTTTGTTTTGATTTTGACCCGCTTATTCAAATGCTTCCTCGCCTGATCACTGATCTTCACCAAGCTATATCACCTCCC from Paenibacillus woosongensis includes the following:
- a CDS encoding methyl-accepting chemotaxis protein, with product MVDQVGHINENASVVTESSLATSKQVVYGQERIHLLASQIHVITCAVNNVNEVIQQLAESSQEINKLVDHISSIANQTNLLALNASIEAARAEEHGSGFAVVAAEVRKLAGQSNDSAAEIHRNVQSFQSRIDQVLGEMNVSLREVQKGKEQITEMQRVFAEISESSKTVDQQINDISVTTDLLLQHSKQTNDMMIQVSEITSAFFSNLEKILSAAEEQSASSDAVHDIALNLESLVAELGGIVGSIERSLSADKL
- a CDS encoding LolA family protein, with product MRRITWALVIVICLSAVLGGCGKKDADGVVKDLDKIVTKLESYQGSGTMTLYTGDKPQEYKVEVWYQNPSYYRIALTNAQKDITQIVLKNDQGVYVLTPSLNKSFRFQSDWPENQGQVYLYQTLVRSILSDNTRQFVSDKDSYVFDVAANYNTHALVRQKIWLDKDDYAPKQVQVSDAEAKVVVEVKFDKFDFGAKFDDKSFDMQHNLDTAGQRAKGTLLEVDENGMLVESTDASETGANAAESDGSAAPALNEPFGVIVPTYLPEGVVYKDDKVVDDSDRSSVLLRYDGTYQFTVTESRSPDRTVSLVAGTVVDLGFTAGLLTGDELQTLTWTVDGMEFRITSDNLPVSEMVKIAASMEEQTGK